A stretch of Aerococcus urinaehominis DNA encodes these proteins:
- a CDS encoding bifunctional glycosyltransferase family 2/GtrA family protein translates to MTVSDIAIIIPSLEPDQALLDLLAHIRSKETSKEEIILINDGSDNSYDHIFQQAVADYQVHLIEHEVNYGKGRGLKNAFKYILNELTQVEWAVTIDSDGQHTYPDMQACINEARQHPEAIIFGSRDFQNEVPLKSKFGNIMTSKVLAATSGMNLRDTQTGLRVIPRAYLSDLLKVEGDRFEYEMNMILYAHDHNVKIIEVPIATIYYDENAGTHFNPISDSIKIYATFLRYGFSSILSFLVDIGLFTLILSFLNGQNFKQITIATVLARLISSLTNFLLNRYFVFKSGTKSSIAKYFSLVVVQMLLSSILVTWANQWLISWDTSWVKVAIDTLLFIISFLIQRKLVF, encoded by the coding sequence ATGACTGTTTCTGATATTGCTATTATTATTCCTTCCTTGGAACCTGACCAGGCCTTATTAGACTTATTGGCCCATATTCGCTCAAAAGAAACGAGTAAAGAGGAGATTATTTTAATCAATGATGGTTCAGATAATAGCTATGACCATATTTTCCAACAGGCTGTTGCTGACTACCAGGTGCATTTGATTGAACATGAGGTCAATTACGGGAAAGGTCGGGGGCTAAAGAATGCCTTTAAGTATATTCTAAATGAATTAACCCAGGTTGAATGGGCGGTGACCATCGACTCTGATGGCCAGCACACCTATCCAGACATGCAAGCTTGTATTAATGAGGCCCGCCAACATCCTGAGGCAATTATTTTTGGCTCGCGAGATTTCCAAAATGAAGTCCCTTTAAAAAGTAAATTCGGTAATATTATGACCTCTAAGGTATTGGCAGCAACCTCTGGTATGAACTTGCGCGACACACAGACTGGTTTACGGGTTATTCCGCGGGCCTATCTTTCTGATTTACTAAAAGTTGAAGGGGACCGCTTTGAATATGAAATGAATATGATTCTTTATGCCCACGATCACAATGTAAAAATTATAGAAGTGCCCATTGCTACTATTTATTATGATGAAAATGCCGGCACGCATTTTAATCCCATTAGTGATTCAATTAAAATTTATGCCACCTTTTTGCGTTATGGCTTTTCGTCAATCCTGTCCTTCCTCGTTGATATCGGCCTTTTTACCTTGATCTTGTCTTTTTTAAATGGTCAGAATTTTAAACAAATCACTATTGCTACTGTATTAGCTAGATTAATCTCCTCGTTAACTAACTTTTTGTTGAACCGTTATTTTGTCTTTAAATCCGGTACTAAATCGAGTATTGCTAAATACTTTAGCCTGGTAGTTGTGCAGATGTTACTATCAAGTATTTTAGTAACCTGGGCCAATCAATGGCTAATCAGCTGGGATACCAGCTGGGTTAAGGTGGCTATTGATACCCTCCTATTCATTATCAGTTTTTTGATTCAAAGAAAACTAGTTTTTTAA
- a CDS encoding GtrA family protein, protein MKDQLRQLIKKFTNREVLAYLIFGLLTTLVNILSFTILRSWLSLLVANSLAWLLSVIFAFVTNKIWVFSSSSWSWPVVSKELASFIFFRLASLVADNLIIICLTWLGLSELFGKFISQIAVVILNYIFSKVFIFKQ, encoded by the coding sequence ATGAAAGATCAACTCCGACAACTTATTAAAAAATTTACCAACCGGGAAGTCTTAGCTTATCTGATTTTTGGACTGTTGACTACTTTAGTCAATATCCTCAGCTTTACCATCTTACGTTCCTGGCTGTCCTTATTAGTGGCCAACAGTTTGGCTTGGTTGCTGTCGGTAATATTTGCCTTTGTCACCAATAAAATCTGGGTCTTTTCTTCTAGCTCTTGGTCTTGGCCAGTTGTGAGTAAAGAATTAGCTAGCTTCATCTTCTTCCGTCTTGCTTCTTTAGTCGCAGATAATTTAATCATCATCTGTCTGACTTGGTTAGGTTTATCAGAATTATTTGGTAAATTCATTAGCCAGATTGCTGTCGTTATTTTAAATTATATCTTCAGTAAAGTATTTATATTTAAACAATAA
- a CDS encoding glycosyltransferase family 2 protein, translating into MISIIVPCYNEEAAIPLFYQAMEAVKPACQHQFEYIFVNDGSSDQSLTQMRQLAKLDPQVRYISFSRNFGKEAGIYAGLQAARGDLVTLMDVDLQDPPELLPEMIACLKQDPELDCVGTRRTTRTGEPPIRSLFAKAFYWGINKISDTHFVDGVRDYRLMTRQMVDAVLEMTEYNRFSKGIFAWVGFKTKYLSFENRDRVAGETSWSFWSLFSYSIEAIINFSDFPLTLAAIIGALMFLFSLLAGLFIIIRTLIFADPVQGWPSMMTVILFIGGIQLLCLGIIGKYIGKIFLETKHRPIYIVKETEADILVTSFKEED; encoded by the coding sequence ATGATTTCGATAATCGTCCCCTGCTACAATGAGGAGGCGGCCATCCCCCTGTTTTACCAGGCCATGGAAGCAGTTAAACCAGCCTGCCAGCATCAATTTGAATATATATTCGTAAATGATGGCTCTAGCGACCAATCCCTTACCCAGATGCGTCAATTGGCCAAATTAGACCCCCAAGTGCGCTACATCTCCTTTTCCCGTAATTTTGGTAAGGAAGCAGGTATCTATGCGGGCCTCCAGGCTGCCCGAGGCGACCTAGTCACCCTTATGGATGTTGACCTCCAAGACCCGCCAGAACTCCTGCCAGAGATGATCGCCTGCTTAAAACAAGATCCTGAATTAGATTGTGTGGGTACGAGACGGACCACACGGACCGGTGAGCCCCCCATTCGTAGCCTATTTGCCAAGGCCTTTTACTGGGGCATCAATAAAATTTCTGACACCCATTTTGTTGATGGCGTGCGCGACTACCGACTAATGACCCGGCAGATGGTTGATGCGGTTCTAGAAATGACAGAGTACAACCGTTTTTCTAAGGGCATCTTTGCCTGGGTAGGCTTTAAGACCAAGTACCTGAGCTTTGAAAACCGCGACCGGGTAGCCGGGGAAACCAGTTGGTCTTTTTGGAGCCTCTTCTCCTATTCAATCGAAGCCATCATCAACTTTTCCGATTTTCCCCTCACCCTGGCTGCGATAATCGGCGCCTTAATGTTCTTATTTTCCCTACTAGCGGGTTTATTTATTATTATCCGCACCCTGATTTTCGCCGATCCTGTCCAAGGTTGGCCATCAATGATGACTGTCATCTTATTTATTGGCGGTATCCAGCTCTTGTGTTTAGGTATTATCGGTAAGTATATCGGCAAAATTTTCTTAGAGACTAAACACCGTCCGATTTATATTGTGAAAGAAACCGAAGCGGATATCTTGGTTACATCGTTCAAAGAAGAGGACTAA
- a CDS encoding YfhO family protein: MNSHLKKYWPLYLAGLLVVLIQSLVYWQLNIVPFGEVTLLTTDLKGQYISFFAYFKNALTGPESLIYSFSKTFAGNMVGLTTYYLLSPLNLIFLAFDLVDFPLAVTLLTLVKMAGLAISMAWLARFFQAPKFGQVLAGLAYAGSAYVAVYQQNIMWLDTLILVPLVIGGLELLMAGHKPWLYLVSLWLVILNSFYMGYMVCLFSLLYFTCSLLTTWFSKKRHQQMVASECRRVIVTYLMSSIAAGLLAGITLIPAILSLNGGKASFQASQLLNFWLLFDPRDLPGQFLPQAYQLGDIKDGGPNIYVFTGMLSLALLGLFNQALARTDKLRFSLMGLFLLVSLALTNLSLIWHGFTPPTWFPHRFSYLLVIIIILLACLQLRHWQVRAGHLLLTSVIVLAIPGMAYLAGWGISHERLCFYWISQGLFLMLLLARIILVNPRQRFILASLILLVASLEIAVNSHASQSQIEYLEQEKYLATIQNYHPAMQALAPSQDDFYRVERDDHFSQNDPLLLNYPGLSHYSSNEQESNLAFMSQLGYTRTRNWAAYMAGSSLAADSFMGRRYLLTINDPASRPLEGLKKSAWPQSQDSLLENPYAFPLAFLAAQSGDNIDLSRVDSNQNQLTPENIWPWQNYLFALTTGHANYYQDLASDDLVYEMDNLTVTDQQGTKLYQKINPDRPASLTIHFPTLAGDQLNYRLLGETGQVWQVFHNGHLALTKTKNMNQVTQTLAVSEQTPAYLTLVPEDEQFQLADIQLASSTTNQLAKMAAYAKSHQLILNELGPTTIKGQLKAGDQPGDLVVTIPYDRGWQAQLDGQDLTAYAYAGHLQAFKVPKQNGHLTMTYRPPGLRLGLVVSLIGLGITAGLFRWTKSKQLS; the protein is encoded by the coding sequence TTGAACAGCCATTTAAAAAAATATTGGCCCCTATACCTAGCAGGCCTACTTGTCGTATTAATCCAAAGTTTGGTTTACTGGCAATTAAATATTGTTCCTTTTGGTGAAGTCACTCTTCTAACAACTGATCTAAAGGGCCAATACATTAGCTTTTTTGCTTACTTTAAAAACGCCCTAACTGGGCCTGAAAGTCTAATATATTCCTTCTCCAAAACATTTGCGGGTAATATGGTAGGCTTGACCACCTACTATTTGCTTAGTCCCTTAAATTTGATATTTTTGGCTTTTGATCTGGTGGACTTCCCGTTAGCCGTGACTTTGCTTACCTTGGTTAAGATGGCTGGATTAGCTATTAGTATGGCCTGGTTGGCTCGTTTTTTTCAAGCACCTAAATTTGGTCAGGTCCTAGCAGGTCTAGCCTATGCCGGGTCAGCTTATGTTGCTGTTTATCAGCAAAATATTATGTGGCTAGATACTTTAATATTAGTACCCCTAGTAATCGGTGGTTTAGAGTTGCTAATGGCCGGTCACAAGCCCTGGTTATACTTAGTCAGTTTATGGCTAGTTATTTTAAACAGTTTTTATATGGGTTATATGGTCTGCCTCTTTAGCCTTTTATATTTTACATGTAGTCTGTTGACGACTTGGTTTAGCAAAAAACGGCACCAACAGATGGTTGCTAGCGAATGCCGGCGGGTGATAGTGACCTACCTAATGAGCTCAATTGCCGCGGGCTTATTAGCCGGAATTACGTTAATCCCAGCCATTCTATCGCTCAATGGTGGCAAGGCGAGTTTTCAAGCTAGCCAGCTCCTAAACTTTTGGCTTTTATTTGACCCGCGTGACTTACCGGGGCAATTTCTGCCCCAAGCCTACCAGCTGGGAGATATTAAGGATGGCGGCCCCAATATCTATGTTTTTACTGGTATGCTTAGCTTGGCATTGCTAGGGCTTTTCAACCAAGCCCTTGCGCGCACTGATAAGTTACGGTTTAGCCTAATGGGCTTATTCCTCCTAGTCAGTTTGGCCTTAACCAATCTGTCCCTGATTTGGCATGGCTTTACGCCACCCACCTGGTTCCCGCATCGTTTTAGCTACTTATTAGTTATCATTATTATCCTACTAGCTTGTCTGCAGTTGCGCCACTGGCAGGTTAGGGCGGGCCACTTGTTATTAACTAGTGTGATTGTTCTTGCTATCCCTGGTATGGCCTACCTTGCTGGTTGGGGGATAAGTCATGAGCGTCTCTGTTTTTACTGGATCAGTCAAGGGCTATTTTTAATGCTTTTACTAGCTCGTATAATATTAGTTAACCCGCGCCAGCGTTTCATACTGGCCAGTTTGATTTTACTAGTTGCTAGCCTAGAAATTGCGGTCAATAGTCATGCCAGTCAAAGCCAGATTGAATACCTCGAACAAGAGAAATACCTAGCTACTATTCAAAATTATCATCCTGCTATGCAGGCCTTAGCGCCTAGCCAGGATGATTTTTATCGGGTTGAGCGTGATGATCATTTCTCTCAAAATGACCCCTTACTCTTAAATTATCCCGGCCTATCACATTACTCATCAAATGAGCAAGAGTCTAACTTAGCATTTATGAGCCAACTTGGTTATACCAGGACCAGGAATTGGGCTGCTTATATGGCAGGTTCTAGTTTAGCTGCTGATTCATTCATGGGTCGGCGCTATCTTCTGACAATAAACGACCCGGCCAGCCGACCCTTGGAAGGCTTGAAAAAATCAGCTTGGCCTCAGTCCCAAGATAGTTTGCTGGAAAACCCTTATGCTTTTCCCTTGGCTTTTCTAGCGGCTCAGTCCGGTGATAATATTGATTTAAGCCGGGTTGATAGCAACCAAAACCAGTTGACTCCTGAAAATATTTGGCCATGGCAAAACTATTTATTTGCCTTGACAACTGGCCATGCAAACTACTATCAGGATCTTGCAAGTGATGACCTGGTCTATGAAATGGATAATCTAACGGTTACGGACCAGCAAGGAACCAAGCTTTATCAGAAAATTAACCCTGACCGACCAGCTAGCCTAACCATCCATTTCCCAACCCTAGCAGGCGATCAATTGAACTACCGTTTGTTGGGTGAGACAGGTCAGGTCTGGCAGGTTTTCCACAATGGCCACCTCGCCCTTACTAAGACTAAAAATATGAACCAGGTGACTCAAACATTAGCCGTCAGCGAGCAAACCCCAGCCTACCTGACGCTAGTGCCTGAAGATGAACAGTTTCAGCTAGCAGATATACAGCTGGCTAGTTCGACTACCAATCAATTAGCCAAGATGGCAGCTTATGCTAAGAGCCACCAATTGATTTTAAATGAGCTAGGTCCGACTACTATTAAGGGACAACTCAAAGCTGGTGATCAACCAGGAGACTTGGTAGTCACCATACCTTACGACCGAGGCTGGCAGGCCCAGCTTGACGGTCAAGACCTGACAGCTTATGCCTATGCAGGCCATTTGCAGGCCTTTAAAGTTCCTAAACAAAATGGCCATCTGACCATGACTTATCGCCCACCAGGTTTAAGACTGGGCCTAGTAGTTAGTCTAATTGGTCTAGGAATCACTGCAGGTTTATTCCGTTGGACCAAAAGCAAGCAATTATCCTAA